In Hermetia illucens chromosome 1, iHerIll2.2.curated.20191125, whole genome shotgun sequence, one genomic interval encodes:
- the LOC119656795 gene encoding probable 39S ribosomal protein L24, mitochondrial, producing MRILQFLRNKTSSFLKDYSNLPESYVKRSKEQVFWKTPRGLPNYLPRTVERKKFRYTTNRPWTGQFRQQNMPGTYRKKVFVEPIPEWNIFRGDRVEVLIGKDKGRQGIVKSVITERNWVIVDGLNCHYRKVGKDKDYPGIIIKSEAPLVINEQVALVDPSDLQATEMEWRFTEEGEKVRVSVRTGRIIPIPQANEETYDYKTKGTYVEKPKDTPGSVVSEVTFKPSLRTFEMEIMDEMGIQEDRIPKKTYWY from the exons ATGAGAATATTACAATTCCTCCGTAATAAGACTAGTTCTTTTCTGAAGGACTACTCGAACTTGCCTGAGAGCTATGTGAAAAGGAGTAAGGAGCAG GTCTTCTGGAAAACGCCACGAGGTCTACCTAATTACCTCCCCCGAACTGTAGAGCGAAAAAAATTCCGATACACCACAAACCGCCCGTGGACAGGACAGTTCCGCCAACAGAATATGCCGGGGACGTATAGGAAGAAAGTATTCGTTGAGCCTATTC CGGAGTGGAACATATTTCGCGGAGATCGTGTCGAGGTCCTAATCGGTAAAGACAAGGGGAGACAAGGCATCGTCAAGTCAGTCATCACTGAGAGAAATTGGGTCATAGTTGACGGGCTCAATTGCCATTATCGGAAAGTCGGTAAAGACAAAGATTACCCGGGGATTATTATAAAATCCGAGGCTCCACTAGTG ATAAATGAGCAGGTTGCCCTAGTGGACCCTTCTGATTTGCAagcaacagagatggagtggcGGTTTACCGAGGAAGGAGAAAAAGTTCGAGTCTCAGTAAGAACCGGCAGAATTATTCCGATTCCGCAAGCGAATGAAGAGACCTACGATTACAAGACGAAAGGTACCTACGTCGAAAAGCCGAAAGATACTCCTGGAAGTGTTGTGAGCGAAGTAACATTCAAGCCATCGTTGCGCACTTTCGAGATGGAAATAATGGACGAAATGGGTATACAAGAAGACCGGATACCGAAGAAAACTTATTGGTATTAG